One genomic window of Polyangium aurulentum includes the following:
- a CDS encoding DUF1592 domain-containing protein: MMRRRWPWLLGLGAFTGACTGIIGGDPSDKPGSTATSFVCDPEAVPDALPLRRLSHMQYRNTMADLVRFANPSAASEILGEAEPLFAQLPNDQRVGPDKHYAGFTRLDQALQQQHVDGAYSVAEKIGAELTESPSRLAELAGACATDADAANDDACLDGMIRKFGERALRRPVTDEDVTFYRGPAGAAPFEAADYADVVALILNAPHMMYFVEHGQTADGATAPLDAYEVASRLSYHFWQTLPDEPLFAAARSGELLTEAGYEAQVERIFNDPRTREAMGELFGQWLDNTTLEELDARVGTPLFDAFTAGYTPGPDLREHMLAEVTDAALYYTFDHAGTLRDLITSRKSFARTEDLAAIYDVPVWSGGEPPDFTEPERAGLLTRAAYLATGSANTRPIMKGVFIRKALLCDDIPPPPPNAAANPPQLSDTLSTREVVEELTGNGACAACHASVINPLGFATENFDSLGRVRAEQTLFDPATGEVVGTAEIDTAAVPRVESSDGQTAQNAEDLTNLIADSAKPYACFARQYFRFTFGRMEHLGRDACALADVKLALDEGKPMADVLRSIARSKAFRMRSFED; the protein is encoded by the coding sequence ATGATGCGAAGACGGTGGCCATGGCTTCTGGGACTCGGCGCCTTCACGGGCGCCTGCACGGGCATCATCGGGGGGGATCCCTCGGACAAGCCGGGATCGACGGCGACGTCCTTCGTCTGCGATCCCGAGGCGGTGCCCGACGCTCTGCCGCTGCGGCGGCTGAGCCACATGCAATACCGCAACACGATGGCCGATCTCGTGCGCTTCGCGAATCCCTCCGCGGCGAGCGAGATCCTCGGCGAGGCCGAGCCGCTCTTCGCCCAGCTCCCGAACGACCAGCGGGTAGGCCCCGACAAACACTACGCGGGCTTCACGCGGCTCGACCAGGCCCTCCAGCAGCAGCACGTGGACGGCGCGTACAGCGTGGCCGAGAAGATCGGCGCGGAGCTCACGGAGTCCCCCTCGCGGCTCGCCGAGCTCGCGGGCGCATGCGCCACCGACGCCGACGCGGCCAACGACGACGCGTGCCTCGACGGCATGATCCGCAAATTCGGCGAGCGCGCGCTGCGCAGGCCCGTGACGGACGAGGACGTCACCTTCTATCGCGGCCCGGCCGGCGCGGCGCCCTTCGAGGCGGCCGATTACGCCGACGTCGTCGCGCTGATCCTCAATGCGCCGCACATGATGTATTTCGTCGAGCACGGCCAGACGGCCGACGGCGCCACCGCGCCGCTCGACGCGTACGAGGTCGCCTCGCGCCTGTCGTATCATTTCTGGCAGACCCTCCCCGACGAGCCGCTCTTCGCGGCCGCGCGCAGCGGCGAGCTGCTCACCGAGGCCGGCTACGAGGCCCAGGTCGAGCGAATCTTCAACGACCCGCGCACGCGCGAGGCGATGGGCGAGCTGTTCGGGCAGTGGCTCGACAACACCACGCTCGAGGAGCTCGACGCGCGCGTGGGCACGCCCCTCTTCGACGCGTTCACCGCCGGGTATACCCCGGGGCCCGATCTGCGCGAGCACATGCTCGCCGAGGTGACGGACGCGGCGCTCTACTACACGTTCGATCACGCGGGCACGCTGCGCGACCTCATCACGAGCCGCAAATCGTTCGCGCGGACCGAGGACCTCGCGGCCATCTACGACGTGCCGGTGTGGTCGGGCGGCGAGCCGCCGGATTTCACCGAGCCCGAGCGCGCGGGCCTCTTGACCCGCGCCGCCTACCTGGCCACGGGCTCGGCGAACACGCGCCCCATCATGAAGGGCGTGTTCATCCGCAAGGCGCTGCTCTGCGACGACATCCCGCCCCCGCCGCCCAACGCCGCGGCAAACCCGCCGCAGCTCAGCGATACCCTGTCCACGCGCGAGGTCGTCGAGGAGCTGACCGGCAATGGCGCGTGCGCCGCGTGCCATGCGTCGGTCATCAATCCGCTCGGCTTCGCCACCGAGAACTTCGACTCCCTCGGCCGCGTCCGCGCCGAGCAGACCCTCTTCGATCCCGCCACGGGCGAGGTCGTGGGGACGGCAGAGATCGACACCGCGGCCGTGCCGCGCGTCGAGAGCAGCGACGGTCAGACCGCACAGAACGCGGAGGACCTCACGAACCTCATCGCCGACAGCGCAAAGCCCTACGCGTGCTTCGCCCGGCAATACTTCCGGTTCACCTTCGGCCGGATGGAGCACCTCGGGCGCGACGCCTGCGCGCTCGCCGACGTGAAGCTCGCCCTCGACGAGGGCAAGCCGATGGCGGACGTGCTGCGATCCATCGCGCGGAGCAAGGCGTTCCGCATGCGCTCGTTCGAAGATTGA